A single Candidatus Sericytochromatia bacterium DNA region contains:
- a CDS encoding TlpA disulfide reductase family protein, with protein MGASAPNIAFLDAEGRSRNLEEWRGRFILLTFFSRTCKVCAREVPKLQEFAAKRAPDGVVLPVESTSASAGEVAAFASTYNVSMPLFHDPTWKAPEAYLVKRVPQVYIIAPDFTVLEDVVGEASLDFYNIRFKRFFP; from the coding sequence ATGGGAGCATCCGCCCCCAACATCGCGTTTCTCGATGCGGAAGGGCGCTCCCGGAACCTGGAGGAGTGGCGCGGGCGTTTCATCCTGCTGACCTTTTTTTCTCGCACCTGCAAGGTCTGTGCGAGAGAGGTTCCCAAGCTGCAGGAGTTCGCCGCCAAACGCGCCCCTGATGGGGTCGTGCTGCCGGTCGAGTCCACCTCCGCGTCGGCTGGCGAGGTGGCGGCTTTCGCGTCGACCTACAACGTCTCCATGCCCCTCTTTCACGACCCCACCTGGAAGGCGCCGGAGGCTTACCTCGTCAAACGGGTGCCGCAGGTCTACATCATCGCACCAGACTTCACGGTGCTGGAGGACGTGGTCGGTGAGGCCTCGCTGGACTTCTACAACATCCGCTTCAAACGGTTTTTTCCCTGA